A stretch of DNA from Burkholderiales bacterium:
ACAGCCGGTGCCGGGCTTCTATGCGGCGGGCGAGTGCGCCTGCGCCTCGATTCACGGTGCAAACCGCCTCGGCACCAATTCGCTCACCGATCTTTTGGTGTTCGGCAAGGCGGCAGGCGACCACATGCTCAAGTTTCTCGAGGAAAACCCGAGCCACAAGAACCTGCCCAAGGACGCTGGCGATCTTACTCAGGCGCGGCTGACGCGGCTGGAAAGCCAGCAAAACGGCGAGAATGTTTATACCGTGGCGGCGGAAATGCGCAAGACCATGCAGGCGCATTGCGGCGTGTTCCGCTTTCCTGACTTGCTGAGGGAAGGCGTGAAAAAAATCAGGGAAATCGTTGAGCGCGTGAAGCACACAGAAATCAAGGACAAGAGCAAGGTGTTCAATACCGCGCGCGTGGAAGCACTGGAGCTTGATAATCTGATCGAAGTAGCGCAGGCCAGCGTGATTTCCGCCGAGGCGCGCAACGAGTCGCGCGGCGCGCACGACCGCGTTGATTTTCACAAGCGCGACGACATCAACTGGCTCAAGCATACCCTTTACTATAAAGACGGCCAGCGTCTGGTCTACAAACCGGTGCATTTGAAACCATTGACCGTCGAGACGTTTAAACCCAAAGCCCGCGTCTATTAGGAGCAGACATGCGATTCAGCATTTTCCGCTATGACCCGGACCAGGACGCCAAGCCCTACATGCGGGATTACGACATCCAGCTCGAGCCCGACGACCGCATGCTGCTCGACGCGCTGGAGCGAATCAAGGCGGTGGACGATTCGCTTTCCTTGCGCCGCTCCTGCCGTGAAGGGGTGTGCGGCTCGGATGCGATGAACATCAACGGCAAGAACGGCCTGGCCTGTGTCACCCGGCTTGCCGAGTTAAAGGAACCGGTGGTCTTGTGCCCGCTCCCTGGCTTACCGGTGATTCGCGACCTGATTGTGGACATGTCGCAGTTCTTCAAGCAGTACAACTCGATCAAGCCCTATGTCGTCAACAACGATCCGCCGCCCGAGAAGGAGCGGCTGCAGTCACCCGCGGACCGCGAGAAGCTGAACGGGCTCTATGAGTGCATCCTGTGCGCGTGTTGCACGACTGCCTGCCCCTCGTTCTGGTGGAACCAGGACAAGTTTGTCGGCCCGGCGGGCTTGCTGATGGCCTACCGTTTCATCGTGGATTCCCGCGACCGGGCGACCAACGAGCGGCTGGATGATTTGGAAGACCCGTACCGGCTGTTCCGCTGCCATACCATCATGAATTGCGTGGACGTTTGCCCGAAAGGGCTAAATCCGACGCGCGCTATAGGTAAAATCAAGGAGCTTATGGTCAAGCGCAGCGTATGAAAGGTGAAGATTTAATGCGTTTACGGTGGCAGTGCCGGCGCGGCCTGCTGGAGCTGGACTTGCTATTGAGCCGTTTTCTGGACACGCATTATGCAGGCTTGAGCAAGCCCCAGATCCGGGCGTTTGAACAGCTTCTCGATTATCCGGATCAGGAGCTTCTGGATCTGATCATGGCCCGGGCCGAGCCGGCGGATTCCGGTATCAACACGGTGTTGCGGCTGGTGCGTGGCAGCTGAGGCAATGGTTTGGACTCGCGCAGGGCAAGATAACAATCATGAATAATCCAAGGAAATAATCATGGATAAGCAGCGTAAAGCGGTTCTTTCATTCAGCGACGGCAGCAGGGAGTCGATCGAATTCCCGATTCTTTCGGGAGCCATCGGCCCGGAGGTGATCGATATCCGCACGCTGCACGCCAAGAGCGGCATGTTTACTTACGATCCCGGATTTCTTTCGACCGCGAGCTGCACCTCAACCATCACTTATATTGACGGCGACAAGGGCATACTGCTCTATCGCGGCTACCCGATAGAGCAGCTCGCGCAGCATTGCGATTTTCTCGAGGTTTGCTATCTGCTGCTGAACGGGGAACTTCCAAACAAGGCGCAAAAGGAAAGTTTTGACAACACCATCAAAGACCACACCATGGTGCATGAGCAGCTGGCGCGCTTCTACAGCGGCTTCCGCCGTGACGCGCATCCGATGGCGGTGATGGTGGGCGTGGTGGGTGCGCTGTCCGCTTTCTATCACGACGCCATGGATATCAGCGATGCACAGCATCGTGAAGTCTCGGCCTACCGGTTGATCGCCAAAGTGCCAACCATTGTCGCCATGTGCTACAAGTACAACATCGGCCAGCCGTTCATGTATCCGCGTAATGCGCTGAATTATGTGGAGAATTTTTTCCACATGATGTTTTCCACGCCGGCGGGGGACTACAAGGTCAATCCGGT
This window harbors:
- a CDS encoding succinate dehydrogenase iron-sulfur subunit, producing MRFSIFRYDPDQDAKPYMRDYDIQLEPDDRMLLDALERIKAVDDSLSLRRSCREGVCGSDAMNINGKNGLACVTRLAELKEPVVLCPLPGLPVIRDLIVDMSQFFKQYNSIKPYVVNNDPPPEKERLQSPADREKLNGLYECILCACCTTACPSFWWNQDKFVGPAGLLMAYRFIVDSRDRATNERLDDLEDPYRLFRCHTIMNCVDVCPKGLNPTRAIGKIKELMVKRSV
- a CDS encoding succinate dehydrogenase assembly factor 2, which codes for MRLRWQCRRGLLELDLLLSRFLDTHYAGLSKPQIRAFEQLLDYPDQELLDLIMARAEPADSGINTVLRLVRGS
- the gltA gene encoding citrate synthase, with the translated sequence MDKQRKAVLSFSDGSRESIEFPILSGAIGPEVIDIRTLHAKSGMFTYDPGFLSTASCTSTITYIDGDKGILLYRGYPIEQLAQHCDFLEVCYLLLNGELPNKAQKESFDNTIKDHTMVHEQLARFYSGFRRDAHPMAVMVGVVGALSAFYHDAMDISDAQHREVSAYRLIAKVPTIVAMCYKYNIGQPFMYPRNALNYVENFFHMMFSTPAGDYKVNPVLVRALDRILILHADHEQNASTSTVRLSGSSGANPFACISAGIACLWGPAHGGANEACLNMLEQIGDVSRIGEYIKRAKDKNDPFRLMGFGHRVYKNYDPRAKLMRETCHEVLNELGLQNDRLFKLAVELEKIALEDDYFVSRKLYPNVDFYSGIVQRALGIPVSMFTAIFAMARTVGWIAQWNEMVSDTEYKIARPRQLYNGAMKRDVVPITKRK